Proteins from one Bombus affinis isolate iyBomAffi1 chromosome 1, iyBomAffi1.2, whole genome shotgun sequence genomic window:
- the LOC126924747 gene encoding prefoldin subunit 4, whose amino-acid sequence MSARKNVQAGFQPDSDVYITYEDQQKINKFARQNAKMDDLKEELKIKQNELKNLEDACDEIVLLDEDAKIPYYIGEVFIYEDLEKTQNYLDEIKEKKKKEIFNLESKCVDLKNIITELKTQLYAKFGTRINLEAEED is encoded by the exons ATGTCAGCACGAAAAAATGTTCAAGCTGGATTCCAACCA GACTCTGATGTTTATATTACGTACGAAGATcaacaaaaaattaataaatttgcaAGGCAGAATGCTAAAATGGATGACTTAAAggaagaattaaaaattaaacag AATGAATTAAAGAACTTAGAAGATGCTTGTGATGAAATAGTTCTTTTGGATGAAGATGCAAAAATTCCATATTACATTGGTGAAGTTTTTATTTACGAAGACTTAGAAAAGACACAg AATTACTTAGATGAgattaaagaaaagaagaaaaaggaaatctTTAATTTGGAAAGCAAATGTGTCGATTTGAAGAATATTATAACTGAGTTAAAAACACAACTATATGCAAAATTTGGTACCCGTATAAATTTAGAAGCAGAGGAGGATTAA
- the LOC126924557 gene encoding uncharacterized protein LOC126924557, which translates to MQTSLPKQTIGCIGKCTSGLSINELDQITDNIHKTLTHPRGREIFKKFLEQRGLKDNLECLALYETCMQIITEETNSSYSKKETTLESLINRVMQVKEMAEDLDGVPQIDMALLERFNETLNSDSRTSLLSILTDTRDRCRDHLRHVHASFKQYASEPCPIIK; encoded by the exons ATGCAGACCTCTTTACCAAAGCAAACCATCGGCTGCATCGGAAAATGTACTTCTGGACTAAGTATCAATGAATTAGATCAGATTAcagataatatacataaaaCTCTGACTCATCCACGTGGAAGggagatttttaaaaaatttttggaACAACGTGGTCTCAAGGACAACCTCGAGTGTTTGGCATTGTACGAAACATGTATGCAGATTATCACAGAAGAGACAAACTCTTC GTACTCGAAAAAGGAAACAACATTGGAGTCGTTAATCAATAGGGTTATGCAAGTGAAAGAAATGGCTGAAGATTTGGACGGTGTACCGCAAATAGACATGGCACTTCTAGAACGTTTCAATGAAACGTTAAATAGCGATTCGAGGACTTCTTTACTCAGCATATTAACAGATACCAGAGATCGGTGTCGCGATCATTTGAGGCACGTTCATGCAAGTTTCAAACAATATGCGTCGGAACCGTGtcctataattaaataa
- the LOC126925117 gene encoding uncharacterized protein LOC126925117 isoform X2 encodes MLIYFRRNYSHVEETMSARSQRGTHDTPTTKRFRSPRITVRNRTAKPHITYDYDAAISQPDVPNLLDYKNIGRGVMVSGVPLRKKALKTRLKGRIISRKNFQKRSQEYKTKSLIQKNASPIKTHTRSPSRINQKTMASSSIFEKENYIGEKENITYNDTNNVEHLSNSLRDTKEAIENDNDNQMTQQIKNETSENYEIAKKKSPVQVKGSKIPRAKIAVFPVHTFYELHSVI; translated from the exons ATGTTAATTTACTTCAGACGGAATTATAGTCATGTTGAAGAAACAATGAGCGCTAGATCGCAACGTGGGACCCACGACACGCCAACGACCAAACGATTTCGTAGCCCGCGCATCACCGTGAGAAACCGAACAGCAAAACCACATATAACATACGATTACGATGCTGCTATCAGTCAACCGGATGTACCGAATTTACTAGATTATAAGAATATCGGTCGTGGTGTGATGGTTAGTGGAGTTCCACTTAGAAAGAAAGCTCTAAAGACTCGCTTAAAAGGACGAATTATATCAAGAAAGAATTTTCAGAAAAGATCTCAGGAATACAAGACGAAGTCGCTGATCCAAAAGAATGCCTCACCCATCAAAACACATACACGATCACCCAGTAGGATTAATCAAAAGACGATGGCCTCTTCCAGTATCTTtgagaaagaaaattatatcGGCGAAAAAGAGAATATTACCTACAATGATACTAATAACGTTGAACATTTGTCAAACTCGTTGAGG GATACGAAAGAGGCGATTGAGAATGATAACGATAATCAAATGACACAACAGATAAAAAACGAGACATcagaaaattatgaaattgcTAAAAAGAAATCACCAGTTCAGGTCAAGGGCAGTAAAATTCCTCGTGCGAAGATAGCTGTTTTTCCAGTTCATACGTTTTATGAACTACATTCGGTAATATAA
- the LOC126923517 gene encoding THUMP domain-containing protein 1 homolog has product MYVQKRKKESYFHNHNYNQKRRKQFNLEPGIKGFLCTCNFSEKECIRDAYKLLNEFADEIYGPVTTKDFDNDNSKEKSEKDDSVNETKNIDNEDDISVALNKQINELKAEYSKTINARRFQVVDTGVKNVIFIKSTLTNPLGLVTKIISELDNTKQQRTRFLLRLLPIEVICKANMNDIKSKADVMFEKYFAQEPKTFSIVFNRHSNNNIHRDEVIKDLAEIINKKNPGNKADLKNPELAVIVEMIRGFCLMSIAPNYYKFKKYNLLEICNIKEPTNTIKQKEENASIEEKKVTNPDKTNITEDKHLMTEIIHDNEESKN; this is encoded by the exons ATGTACGTCCAAAAGCGAAAGAAAGAGAGTTACTTTCATAATCATAATTATAACCAAAAAAGACGTAAACAATTCAATTTGGAACCAGGTATAAAAGGTTTCTTATGCACATGCAATTTTTCTGAAAAAGAATGTATACGCGATGCGTATAAATTACTTAATGAATTTGCTGATGAAATTTATGGACCAGTTACCACAAAG GACTTCGATAATGATAATTCCAAAGAAAAATCTGAGAAAGATGATTCTGTGAATGAGACAAAGAACATTGATAACGAAGATGATATTTCAGTTGCattaaacaaacaaattaatgAATTAAAAGCAGAATATTCAAAGACAATAAATGCCAGAAGATTCCAG gtAGTTGATACTGGTGTGaagaatgtaatttttataaaaagtaCTTTGACAAATCCATTAGGATTAGTTACTAAAATTATTAGTGAATTGGATAACACAAAACAGCAACGCACAAGATTTTTATTAAGATTACTTCCAATTGAAGTTATCTGTAAAGCCAATATGAATGACATTAAATCTAAAGCAGATGtaatgtttgaaaaatattttgcacAGGAACCAAAAACATTTAGTATTGTATTCAA tcgccatagtaacaataatatacACAGAGATGAAGTAATTAAAGACTTAGcagaaataataaacaaaaagaatcctGGAAATAAAGCAGATTTGAAAAATCCGGAACTTGCTGTAATTGTTGAAATGATACGTGGTTTCTGTCTTATGTCTATTGCTCCAAATtactataaatttaaaaaatataatttactaGAAATATGTAACATCAAAGAACCCACAAATACCAtaaaacaaaaggaagaaaatgcCTCCATCGAGGAAAAGAAAGTGACAAACCCTGATAAAACAAATATAACAGAAGACAAACATTTAATGACAGAAATAATTCATGACAACGAAGAATCAAAAAATTAA
- the LOC126923649 gene encoding peroxisomal membrane protein PMP34: MGGGERNRSIFSYKTLVHAISGAAGGVVAMTIFFPLDTVRSRLQLEEDRESKNTLATIRDLAAKEGLATLYRGMVPVLQSLCVSNFVYFYTFHGLKMLRTSKNQSAGNDLLVASIAGVINVLTTTPLWVVNTRLKMRGINNTQERNLYNTLYGGLIHIWKYEGLKKLWAGTLPSLMLVMNPAIQFMTYETVKRKVLASLHGIQPSAWTFFIIGAIAKAVATILTYPLQLVQTKLRHGHKYPNLPPNAGSLEILFYILKKQGIGGLYKGMEAKLLQTILTAALMFLTYEKISRLVFRILLHRPTLR, from the exons ATGGGTGGCGGAGAACGCAACAGAAGTATTTTCAGTTATAAAACGCTAGTTCACGCGATATCCGGCGCTGCT GGCGGCGTTGTTGCGATGACAATATTCTTTCCTTTAGATACAGTACGAAGCAGATTACAAT TGGAAGAAGATCGAGAATCGAAAAATACACTTGCTACAATCCGTGATCTTGCCGCAAAGGAAGGACT AGCCACCTTGTACAGGGGAATGGTACCAGTTCTTCAAAGTCTATGTGTTAGCAACTTTGTTTATTTCTACACATTCCATGGCTTGAAAATGCTCAGAACAAGCAAGAATCAATCAGCTGGAAATGATCTACTGGTTGCATCAATTGCAG GTGTAATTAATGTTTTAACAACGACACCACTGTGGGTAGTAAATACTAGACTGAAAATGAGAGGCATCAACAATACTCAGGAAAGAAACCTTTACAATACCTTATACG GTGGTCTTATACATATATGGAAATACGAAGGTTTAAAAAAGCTTTGGGCTGGGACTTTGCCGAGCTTGATGCTAGTTATGAATCCAGCCATTCAGTTTATGACCTACGAAACTGTTAAAAGAAAAGTTCTCGCATCTCTACATGGTATACAACCATCTGCATGGACATTCTTTATTATCGGTGCTATAGCCAAAGCGGTTGCAACCATACTAACTTATCCATTGCAATTAGTTCAAACGAAACTGAGA CATGGTCATAAGTATCCAAACCTGCCACCAAACGCTGggagcttagaaattctattttacatattaaa GAAACAAGGAATAGGAGGACTATACAAAGGAATGGAAGCGAAATTATTGCAAACCATTCTCACAGCGGCATTAATGTTTTTAACTTACGAAAAGATTTCAAGACTCGTTTTTCGCATTCTTTTGCATAGACCGACGTTAAGATAA
- the LOC126925306 gene encoding uncharacterized protein LOC126925306 translates to MYQEHKEDSRVQTTIVKINNIRNTIKSLEESLMITRSLEAERWLRYSNLKAENKIMMDDLRKANKRNKNMLNLFRQSVTDIRLGSDITLPDSLKKEVQRSWHQKYDALLTRNEQLKRELNSRNLLLKEKTQEISSLQQKLLTLGDRLVERNESVESICKKYLTLKRRKDEQEILLRGSIETLQDTLRKSNDGAFKNDSEISSILGKDALSAREIRRSDGLAYENSFLRVLLQKAKRSYKTSGNSSAISFD, encoded by the exons ATGTATCAAGAGCATAAGGAAGATTCTCGTGTGCAGACAacgattgtaaaaataaataatatacgcAATACCATAAAATCTTTGGAGGAAAGTCTCATGATTACCCGGAGCTTAGAAGCGGAGCGATGGCTACGATACTCAAATTTAAAAGCAGAAAACAAAATAATGATGGACGATCTCAGAAAAGCAAATAAACGCAATAAAAATATGCTCA ATTTATTTCGACAGAGTGTTACTGACATTCGTCTTGGAAGCGATATTACGTTGCCAGATTCTTTGAAAAAGGAAGTACAAAGATCTTGGCATCAAAA GTACGATGCTTTATTAACGCGCAACGAGCAATTAAAACGAGAACTTAATTCCCGAAATTTGCTTCTTAAAGAAAAAACGCAGGAG ATCAGTAGTCTTCAACAGAAATTATTAACACTTGGCGATAGACTCGTTGAACGGAACGAATCCGTGGaaagtatttgtaaaaaatacTTGACTTTAAAAAGACGAAAAGATGAACAAGAAATTTTGTTACGTGGTTCTATCGAAACGTTACAG GATACATTGAGGAAATCGAACGACGGGGCTTTCAAAAATGATTCTGAAATATCCTCGATACTCGGTAAAGATGCGTTATCAGCTCGAGAAATTCGACGTAGTGATGGGCTAGCTTACGAAAATTCTTTTTTAAGAGTTCTTCTGCAGAAAGCGAAACGCAGTTACAAAACTAGCGGAAATAGCAGCGCTATTTCTTTTGATTAA
- the LOC126925117 gene encoding uncharacterized protein LOC126925117 isoform X1, translating into MSARSQRGTHDTPTTKRFRSPRITVRNRTAKPHITYDYDAAISQPDVPNLLDYKNIGRGVMVSGVPLRKKALKTRLKGRIISRKNFQKRSQEYKTKSLIQKNASPIKTHTRSPSRINQKTMASSSIFEKENYIGEKENITYNDTNNVEHLSNSLRVCTSFSSLARSEFCS; encoded by the coding sequence ATGAGCGCTAGATCGCAACGTGGGACCCACGACACGCCAACGACCAAACGATTTCGTAGCCCGCGCATCACCGTGAGAAACCGAACAGCAAAACCACATATAACATACGATTACGATGCTGCTATCAGTCAACCGGATGTACCGAATTTACTAGATTATAAGAATATCGGTCGTGGTGTGATGGTTAGTGGAGTTCCACTTAGAAAGAAAGCTCTAAAGACTCGCTTAAAAGGACGAATTATATCAAGAAAGAATTTTCAGAAAAGATCTCAGGAATACAAGACGAAGTCGCTGATCCAAAAGAATGCCTCACCCATCAAAACACATACACGATCACCCAGTAGGATTAATCAAAAGACGATGGCCTCTTCCAGTATCTTtgagaaagaaaattatatcGGCGAAAAAGAGAATATTACCTACAATGATACTAATAACGTTGAACATTTGTCAAACTCGTTGAGGGTTTGTACATCTTTTTCCTCCCTCGCTCGTTCAGAATTTTGTTCTTGA
- the LOC126919552 gene encoding dexamethasone-induced Ras-related protein 1: MGYSGAQLEACGRFVCCAQRLCRSGSAPEEAEQRINRGRRGAQAGPELEGPSGSEDGILPIPVSPSPASTSSQEDACKPPPRNCYRLVMLGSARVGKTAIVARFLSNKFEESYTPTIEDFHRKLYRIKGEVHQLDLLDTSGNHPFPAMRRLSFLTGDLFVVVFSLDCRESFEEAIRLRESILETKVSATQSATKSRSKSHFNLKVPMVIVGNKCDKETKTVTIEEAEEYCNSQDDCCVFVEASAKRNYHVEELFYQLFIVAGLPLEMAPNHHRKVPLTFGSPTMLPPSQPRHKATLSIKRRLSDACGVVAPNVRRPSIRTDLMIMRTKTCSLAAGNENNAPGSRITLRTSDARKTCSIQ, from the exons ATGGGATACTCAGGAGCTCAA CTGGAGGCGTGCGGCCGATTCGTGTGCTGCGCGCAGAGGCTGTGCAGAAGCGGAAGTGCACCAGAGGAGGCTGAGCAACGAATCAATCGAGGTCGAAGGGGAGCACAGGCGGGCCCCGAATTGGAGGGGCCCTCAGGCTCGGAGGATGGCATCCTTCCGATCCCAGTCAGCCCTAGTCCAGCGTCTACGTCCTCGCAGGAGGATGCCTGTAAACCACCCCCGCGCAATTGCTACCGTTTGGTTATGCTCGGTAGCGCGAGGGTTGGCAAAACTGCCATTGTAGCACG ATTTTTGTCCAACAAGTTCGAAGAGAGTTACACACCGACGATCGAGGACTTCCACCGAAAGCTGTACAGGATTAAAGGCGAGGTTCATCAGCTCGATCTTCTGGACACGAGCGGCAACCATCCGTTTCCCGCGATGCGTCGATTATCCTTCTTAACAG GAGACCTGTTCGTGGTGGTGTTCAGTTTGGACTGTCGAGAATCCTTCGAGGAGGCCATCAGACTGCGTGAATCGATCCTGGAAACTAAAGTGAGCGCGACCCAAAGCGCGACCAAGAGCAGGAGCAAAAGTCACTTCAATTTGAAGGTTCCTATGGTCATCGTCGGAAATAAATGTGATAAGGAAACAAA AACAGTTACGATTGAAGAGGCCGAGGAGTACTGCAACAGTCAAGACGATTGCTGTGTTTTCGTGGAGGCATCCGCAAAGAGAAACTACCACGTGGAGGAGCTTTTCTATCAACTGTTCATAGTGGCTGGCTTGCCGCTGGAAATGGCACCGAATCATCACAGAAAGGTCCCACTCACTTTCGGTTCTCCTACCATGTTACCACCGTCACAG CCAAGGCATAAAGCCACCCTGAGTATAAAGCGACGGCTGAGCGACGCCTGCGGCGTCGTGGCGCCCAACGTGCGTCGGCCAAGCATCAGAACGGATCTAATGATCATGAGAACGAAAACGTGCTCCCTTGCAGCCGGGAATGAGAATAACGCGCCGGGATCGAGGATAACCCTGCGTACCTCTGACGCCAGAAAGACGTGTTCCATTCAGTGA
- the LOC126917917 gene encoding uncharacterized protein LOC126917917 isoform X2 yields the protein MTKIYEAFFMLYTFLFSPLIILLLICSYFYRRIVEIVLRIQLKDNFAGLLDGTDCVWAIEQSSALSVNNILMILEKDARHSNANFLESFRDLAKNRIVCSSFEKLLYKRKRKFGYYFWERSEEIDLKGRIRWLEYERGNCDGSCDNIYNGHLKRVLSNVCNQPLPENHTASWEILIGKCCPRSSHHYLRRTEERLTSKIKVPILFRVHHSLGDGMALLKFFRDIIIDKEPVPETFLQLEHMSFRMKSEKTKKSNATVPVTNPVNPCLNIDNSLNSTTFQKDVMSATMPFIYLVVFQHVVKLLKKRFNEGLEYLRNVTLEELRQETRLFLMGERDKLNTFFSEIVWKKVQNYLKMTKIIIDAPGCLIQQAFRSMDKSALHGAELSGEKLISYWLEDDFKNACNQRLFTKIQNIRSITGARFGDVLLAALSVSLHKYFLRMNEPVPTKLSVVLPMKIEEWSENLPLQNNFSVGILPLCISQINGKQLADPRENSQLLERLDAIKRANDTLRKSPDYKVNFLVMKYLTAVLPDKFLRPIFRSYSTMVFSNLVGPQEVKLMGYPLKNIVFWIPNRSYTGIGCSLLTYRGYLHLSLIADKALVQNEKALTRILENTVNEIDNLYDRLTLSFFSKKLHRSISTPTKKGRKK from the exons ATGACGAAAATATACGAAGCATTCTTCATGCTCTACACCTTTCTTTTCTCTCCGCtaattattttactattaataTGCTCGTACTTTTATCGTCGAATCGTAGAGATCGTTCTAAGGATACAATTGAAGGATAACTTCGCTGGTCTTCTTGATGGGACGGATTGCGTTTGGGCTATAGAACAATCATCGGCACTTTCTGTGAACAACATCCTTATGATCTTAGAAAAAGATGCTCGACATTCGAACGCCAACTTTTTGGAGAGTTTTCGAGATTTGGCAAAAAATCGTATAGTGTGCTCGTCTTTCGAGAAGTTGCTGtacaagagaaagagaaaattcGGCTACTATTTCTGGGAGAGGAGCGAAGAGATCGATCTGAAAGGACGAATCAGATGGTTGGAATATGAGCGTGGGAACTGCGACGGATCCTGTGACAATATTTATAACGGTCACTTGAAAAGGGTTTTGTCGAACGTTTGCAATCAGCCTCTACCGGAGAATCATACAGCATCCTGGGAGATTTTAATTGGAAAATGTTGTCCCAGATCGAGTCATCATTATCTTCGACGAACGGAGGAACGTTTGACGAGCAAAATCAAGGTTCCTATTTTGTTTCGTGTCCATCATTCCTTAGGCGATGGTATGGCTCTCCTCAAATTCTTTAGGGACATTATTATCGACAAAGAACCGGTCCCAGAAACGTTCTTGCAGTTGGAGCATATGAGTTTTAGAATGAAGAGCGAGAAAACGAAGAAGTCAAATGCGACAGTACCTGTGACGAATCCTGTGAATCCTTGCTTGAACATCGACAACAGCTTAAACAGCACTACATTTCAAAAGGATGTTATGTCGGCTACCATGCCGTTCATCTATTTGGTGGTGTTTCAACATGTTGTTAAATTATTAAAGAAAAGGTTCAACGAGGGACTAGAATACCTGCGAAATGTTACTTTGGAAGAATTGAGACAGGAAACCAGACTATTTCTAATGGGAGAACGAGATAAATTAAATACTTTTTTCTCGGaaattgtttggaaaaaggtacagaattatttaaaaatgacGAAGATTATCATAGATGCTCCTGGTTGCTTGATTCAACAAGCTTTTCGTAGCATGGACAAAAG CGCACTCCATGGAGCAGAATTATCAGGTGAAAAATTGATCTCTTATTGGCTCGAGGATGATTTCAAGAATGCCTGCAATCAGAGGCTCTTTACAAAGATTCAGAACATAAGAAGCATTACAGGCGCAAGATTTGGAGACGTACTATTAGCTGCTCTATCCGTTAGTTTACACAAGTACTTTCTTCGG ATGAACGAACCGGTTCCAACGAAATTAAGCGTTGTCCTACCGATGAAAATCGAGGAATGGAGCGAGAACCTTCCGTTGCAAAATAATTTCTCAGTTGGCATATTGCCGCTTTGTATTTCGCAGATAAACGGCAAACAGCTTGCGGATCCACGTGAAAATTCTCAACTTTTAGAGCGTCTTGATGCCATTAAGAGAGCAAATGATACGCTCAGAAAGAGTCCTGATTACAAAGTGAATTTTTTGGTGATGAAGTATCTCACAGCTGTGTTGCCTGATAAATTTTTACGACCGATTTTTAGGAGTTACAGCACGATGGTGTTTAGCAATTTAGTTGGTCCTCAGGAAGTAAAATTAATGGGCTATCCTTTGAAAAATATCGTTTTTTGGATACCAAACAG GAGTTACACGGGGATTGGATGTTCGTTGTTAACTTATCGGGGTTATTTGCACTTATCCTTGATCGCTGATAAAGCTTTGGTGCAAAATGAAAAGGCTCTTACAAGAATCTTGGAGAACACTGTAAATGAAATTGATAATCTTTACGACAGGCTAACATTATCATTTTTTTCGAAAAAACTTCATAGGAGTATATCAACACCCACAAAGAAAG GTCGTAAAAAATAA
- the LOC126917917 gene encoding uncharacterized protein LOC126917917 isoform X1, whose amino-acid sequence MTKIYEAFFMLYTFLFSPLIILLLICSYFYRRIVEIVLRIQLKDNFAGLLDGTDCVWAIEQSSALSVNNILMILEKDARHSNANFLESFRDLAKNRIVCSSFEKLLYKRKRKFGYYFWERSEEIDLKGRIRWLEYERGNCDGSCDNIYNGHLKRVLSNVCNQPLPENHTASWEILIGKCCPRSSHHYLRRTEERLTSKIKVPILFRVHHSLGDGMALLKFFRDIIIDKEPVPETFLQLEHMSFRMKSEKTKKSNATVPVTNPVNPCLNIDNSLNSTTFQKDVMSATMPFIYLVVFQHVVKLLKKRFNEGLEYLRNVTLEELRQETRLFLMGERDKLNTFFSEIVWKKVQNYLKMTKIIIDAPGCLIQQAFRSMDKSALHGAELSGEKLISYWLEDDFKNACNQRLFTKIQNIRSITGARFGDVLLAALSVSLHKYFLRMNEPVPTKLSVVLPMKIEEWSENLPLQNNFSVGILPLCISQINGKQLADPRENSQLLERLDAIKRANDTLRKSPDYKVNFLVMKYLTAVLPDKFLRPIFRSYSTMVFSNLVGPQEVKLMGYPLKNIVFWIPNRSYTGIGCSLLTYRGYLHLSLIADKALVQNEKALTRILENTVNEIDNLYDRLTLSFFSKKLHRSISTPTKKAIGVL is encoded by the exons ATGACGAAAATATACGAAGCATTCTTCATGCTCTACACCTTTCTTTTCTCTCCGCtaattattttactattaataTGCTCGTACTTTTATCGTCGAATCGTAGAGATCGTTCTAAGGATACAATTGAAGGATAACTTCGCTGGTCTTCTTGATGGGACGGATTGCGTTTGGGCTATAGAACAATCATCGGCACTTTCTGTGAACAACATCCTTATGATCTTAGAAAAAGATGCTCGACATTCGAACGCCAACTTTTTGGAGAGTTTTCGAGATTTGGCAAAAAATCGTATAGTGTGCTCGTCTTTCGAGAAGTTGCTGtacaagagaaagagaaaattcGGCTACTATTTCTGGGAGAGGAGCGAAGAGATCGATCTGAAAGGACGAATCAGATGGTTGGAATATGAGCGTGGGAACTGCGACGGATCCTGTGACAATATTTATAACGGTCACTTGAAAAGGGTTTTGTCGAACGTTTGCAATCAGCCTCTACCGGAGAATCATACAGCATCCTGGGAGATTTTAATTGGAAAATGTTGTCCCAGATCGAGTCATCATTATCTTCGACGAACGGAGGAACGTTTGACGAGCAAAATCAAGGTTCCTATTTTGTTTCGTGTCCATCATTCCTTAGGCGATGGTATGGCTCTCCTCAAATTCTTTAGGGACATTATTATCGACAAAGAACCGGTCCCAGAAACGTTCTTGCAGTTGGAGCATATGAGTTTTAGAATGAAGAGCGAGAAAACGAAGAAGTCAAATGCGACAGTACCTGTGACGAATCCTGTGAATCCTTGCTTGAACATCGACAACAGCTTAAACAGCACTACATTTCAAAAGGATGTTATGTCGGCTACCATGCCGTTCATCTATTTGGTGGTGTTTCAACATGTTGTTAAATTATTAAAGAAAAGGTTCAACGAGGGACTAGAATACCTGCGAAATGTTACTTTGGAAGAATTGAGACAGGAAACCAGACTATTTCTAATGGGAGAACGAGATAAATTAAATACTTTTTTCTCGGaaattgtttggaaaaaggtacagaattatttaaaaatgacGAAGATTATCATAGATGCTCCTGGTTGCTTGATTCAACAAGCTTTTCGTAGCATGGACAAAAG CGCACTCCATGGAGCAGAATTATCAGGTGAAAAATTGATCTCTTATTGGCTCGAGGATGATTTCAAGAATGCCTGCAATCAGAGGCTCTTTACAAAGATTCAGAACATAAGAAGCATTACAGGCGCAAGATTTGGAGACGTACTATTAGCTGCTCTATCCGTTAGTTTACACAAGTACTTTCTTCGG ATGAACGAACCGGTTCCAACGAAATTAAGCGTTGTCCTACCGATGAAAATCGAGGAATGGAGCGAGAACCTTCCGTTGCAAAATAATTTCTCAGTTGGCATATTGCCGCTTTGTATTTCGCAGATAAACGGCAAACAGCTTGCGGATCCACGTGAAAATTCTCAACTTTTAGAGCGTCTTGATGCCATTAAGAGAGCAAATGATACGCTCAGAAAGAGTCCTGATTACAAAGTGAATTTTTTGGTGATGAAGTATCTCACAGCTGTGTTGCCTGATAAATTTTTACGACCGATTTTTAGGAGTTACAGCACGATGGTGTTTAGCAATTTAGTTGGTCCTCAGGAAGTAAAATTAATGGGCTATCCTTTGAAAAATATCGTTTTTTGGATACCAAACAG GAGTTACACGGGGATTGGATGTTCGTTGTTAACTTATCGGGGTTATTTGCACTTATCCTTGATCGCTGATAAAGCTTTGGTGCAAAATGAAAAGGCTCTTACAAGAATCTTGGAGAACACTGTAAATGAAATTGATAATCTTTACGACAGGCTAACATTATCATTTTTTTCGAAAAAACTTCATAGGAGTATATCAACACCCACAAAGAAAG CAATCGGTGTGTTGTAA
- the LOC126924165 gene encoding uncharacterized protein LOC126924165: MWFVSTNYKRIQVHAIIFKVYIKGEILIDSKTFILSRADWNKEETSTLEADEEAEDRGLTSADESPAIISSIDDPRVLTILRSLKLNCPCKSCSEHNPVSTNQQEDNSDLKSSSPEEIRKKKWSLKYRKYIETTSDDVDISSDCNSEYSKKEKRGQHKAKYILTHRIKTSSIVHAPPKITNRRRTSFSFFNTLFDIVFWPYLFLKTNR; the protein is encoded by the exons ATGTGGTTCGTTTCAACGAATTACAAAAGGATACAAGTACACGCGATAATTTTTAAAGTCTATATCAAAGGGGAAATATTAATTGACTCAAAAACATTCATTTTATCTAGAGCAGATTGGAACAAAGAAGAAACTTCGACGTTAGAGGCAGATGAAGAAGCGGAGGATCGTGGATTAACATCGGCCGACGAATCCCCGGCTATTATTAGTAGCATCGACGACCCTCGCGTTTTAACAATTCTACGAAGTTTGAAACTGAACTGCCCTTGCAAATCGTGCAGCGAACACAATCCAGTTTCCACAAATCAACAGGAAGATAACAGCGATTTAAAGAGTTCGTCCCCAGAAGAAATCAGAAAAAAGAAATG GTcattaaaatatcgaaaatacaTCGAGACGACTTCAGACGATGTGGATATTTCGTCTGATTGCAATAGCGAATacagtaaaaaagaaaagagaggtCAACACAAAGCGAAGTATATTTTGACTCATCGTATCAAAACAAGCTCGATAGTACACGCACCACCAAAAATTACGAATCGTCGACGAACtagtttctccttttttaataccctttttgacattgttttctggccttatttatttttgaaaacGAATCGATGA